A single window of Acetohalobium arabaticum DSM 5501 DNA harbors:
- the purF gene encoding amidophosphoribosyltransferase, which produces MAEKYCRQNRGLSDKMEEECGVFGIYATDGKCDVANLTYLGLHALQHRGQESAGICVNDDGKLRVHKDMGLVTNIFNEDILTDLTGEITIGHVRYSTTGSSLLTNAQPLLVNSSKGDLSLAHNGNLVNSAEIRHNLESQGSIFHSTLDTEVIAHLVARSFKDDVIEAITHSLQQIKGAFSLVAMTEESLIAARDPYGFRPLSLGRKGDTYIIASETCAFDIIGAEFIRDIEPGEMIVINEDGIESLHYTERKPHTFCVFEFIYFARPDSNIGGQNVHLARREMGKQLAREMDVDADLVIPVPSSGIPSALGFSEESGIPYQQGILRNKYVGRTFIQPTQEIRDLKVRLKLNPIKEIIKDKKVILIDDSIVRGTTSKQIIRRVRSIGAKEVHMAISSPPVAYPCYYGMDTSRRKELIAAQKDIEGICQHIGADSLHYLSQEGLLDSINTNGYGFCTACFDGEYQIEIGTDKFALEK; this is translated from the coding sequence ATGGCAGAGAAGTATTGCAGACAGAATCGAGGCTTAAGTGATAAAATGGAGGAAGAATGTGGAGTTTTTGGTATCTATGCAACCGATGGTAAGTGTGATGTAGCCAATCTTACTTATCTGGGGCTTCATGCTCTACAGCATCGCGGCCAGGAGAGTGCCGGTATTTGTGTTAATGACGATGGAAAATTAAGAGTTCATAAAGATATGGGATTAGTGACTAATATCTTTAATGAAGATATATTGACGGATCTGACAGGAGAGATTACTATTGGTCATGTTCGTTATTCTACGACCGGTTCTAGTCTGTTGACTAATGCTCAGCCTTTATTAGTTAATTCCAGCAAAGGTGATTTATCATTAGCCCATAATGGGAACTTAGTTAATAGTGCTGAAATAAGACATAATTTAGAAAGCCAAGGTTCAATCTTTCATTCAACACTGGATACAGAAGTTATTGCTCATTTAGTGGCCCGGTCTTTTAAAGATGATGTTATTGAGGCTATTACTCATAGCCTACAGCAGATCAAGGGGGCTTTTAGCCTGGTGGCTATGACAGAGGAGAGCTTAATTGCTGCCAGAGATCCTTATGGCTTTAGACCTTTATCTTTAGGGCGTAAAGGTGATACCTATATTATTGCTTCAGAAACCTGTGCTTTTGATATTATTGGAGCAGAATTTATCAGAGATATTGAACCTGGTGAAATGATAGTTATCAATGAAGATGGAATTGAAAGTTTACATTATACTGAGCGTAAACCGCATACTTTCTGTGTTTTTGAATTTATTTACTTTGCCCGCCCTGATAGTAATATTGGCGGTCAGAATGTTCACTTAGCCCGTCGGGAAATGGGAAAGCAGTTAGCCCGTGAGATGGATGTAGATGCTGATTTAGTAATTCCAGTGCCTAGTTCAGGAATTCCTTCAGCCTTAGGATTTTCGGAGGAGTCCGGAATTCCTTATCAGCAGGGGATACTGCGAAATAAGTATGTCGGTCGGACTTTTATTCAGCCGACTCAGGAGATCAGAGACCTAAAGGTGAGATTAAAATTAAATCCGATCAAAGAAATAATTAAGGATAAAAAGGTAATCCTAATAGATGATTCAATTGTGCGGGGAACTACCAGTAAACAGATTATCCGCAGAGTTAGATCCATTGGGGCTAAAGAAGTCCATATGGCTATTTCTTCGCCGCCAGTAGCTTATCCCTGTTATTACGGCATGGATACATCACGGCGTAAGGAGTTAATTGCTGCCCAGAAGGATATCGAAGGTATCTGTCAGCATATCGGGGCTGATTCACTCCATTATCTAAGCCAGGAAGGGCTATTAGATTCGATTAATACCAATGGGTATGGTTTCTGTACTGCCTGTTTTGATGGTGAGTATCAGATTGAGATTGGAACAGATAAGTTTGCTTTGGAGAAGTAA
- the purL gene encoding phosphoribosylformylglycinamidine synthase subunit PurL, with product MVDKPWEHEGLTETEYEMIIDILGREPNRTELGMYGVMWSEHCSYKNSKAVLRNLPTEGERVLQGPGENAGIIDIGDKQAVSFKIESHNHPSAIEPYEGAATGIGGIIRDIFTMGARPIACLNSLRFGDLDNDRVKFLLDGVVSGIAGYGNCIGIPTVGGEVYFSDSYQENPLVNAMCVGIMDHEDISTGTAKGVGNPVMVVGAATGRDGIQGASFASDELTEDSEEDRPAVQVGDPFMEKLLLEACLELIKTGSLVGIQDMGAAGLTSSSCEMASRGGAGIELDIDLVPKRATGMTSYEVMLSESQERMLVVPKKGKEDLVEEIFAKWGLHAEVIGQVTDDGMLRVKNQDEVLAEVPASSLADDAPEYNRESKRPEYLDEVQDFNVSELNEPADFNETLLDILVAPNIASKEWVYEQYDHMVRTNTVVLPGSDAAVLRVKGTGKGLAVTTDCNGRYCYLDPERGGSIAVAEAARNIICAGGEPIAITDGLNFGNPMKPEIFWQFEECIAGISEACLALDTPVTGGNVSFYNESPTAAVYPTPIVGMVGLLEDLDQATTADFKDEGDVILLLGETKAELGASEYLNAIHNLEKGRVPELDLELEKSVQQTCLQAIKDDLVKSAHDCADGGLAVAVAESCIAGEIGAEIEVESELSTAELLFSESQSRILISATKEDVAEINEIAADYDVPVTELGQVTGDRLAINNAVNLKIGEMKERWQRSIADRIEA from the coding sequence ATGGTCGATAAACCCTGGGAACATGAAGGATTAACTGAAACAGAATATGAAATGATTATTGATATTTTAGGTAGAGAGCCCAATCGGACTGAATTAGGTATGTATGGGGTAATGTGGTCGGAACACTGCAGCTATAAGAATTCCAAAGCTGTTCTTAGAAACTTACCGACGGAAGGTGAACGGGTCTTACAGGGGCCAGGTGAGAATGCCGGTATTATTGATATTGGTGATAAGCAGGCTGTTTCCTTTAAGATTGAAAGCCATAATCATCCATCAGCAATTGAGCCTTATGAAGGAGCTGCTACCGGAATAGGCGGTATTATTCGTGATATCTTTACTATGGGTGCCAGACCGATAGCTTGTCTGAATTCTCTTCGGTTTGGAGATTTAGATAATGACCGCGTTAAGTTCTTGCTGGATGGAGTAGTTTCTGGAATTGCCGGTTACGGTAACTGTATCGGAATTCCTACTGTCGGAGGAGAAGTCTATTTCTCTGATTCTTACCAGGAGAATCCGTTAGTTAATGCTATGTGTGTTGGAATTATGGATCATGAGGATATTTCTACGGGAACTGCTAAAGGTGTTGGTAATCCAGTAATGGTAGTTGGTGCTGCCACTGGTAGAGATGGGATTCAGGGAGCCAGCTTTGCTTCTGATGAGTTGACTGAGGATTCCGAAGAAGACCGACCGGCTGTTCAGGTAGGAGACCCCTTTATGGAGAAGTTATTGTTAGAGGCTTGTTTAGAATTAATTAAGACCGGCTCTTTAGTCGGAATTCAGGATATGGGTGCTGCCGGACTGACTAGCTCTTCTTGTGAGATGGCCAGCCGCGGCGGAGCCGGAATTGAACTGGATATTGATCTAGTGCCTAAGCGGGCTACTGGAATGACGTCTTATGAAGTAATGTTATCTGAATCGCAGGAGCGGATGTTGGTAGTACCGAAGAAGGGCAAAGAGGACTTAGTAGAAGAGATCTTTGCTAAGTGGGGACTACATGCTGAGGTAATCGGTCAAGTAACCGATGACGGAATGCTTAGAGTAAAGAATCAAGATGAAGTATTAGCTGAAGTACCGGCCAGTTCCCTAGCCGATGATGCTCCAGAATATAATAGAGAATCTAAACGTCCAGAGTATTTAGATGAGGTACAGGACTTCAATGTAAGTGAGCTTAATGAACCGGCAGATTTCAATGAAACTCTATTAGATATTCTTGTAGCACCGAATATTGCTAGCAAAGAATGGGTCTATGAACAGTATGATCATATGGTACGGACTAATACTGTTGTCCTACCCGGTTCTGATGCAGCGGTATTGAGAGTGAAGGGAACCGGGAAAGGTTTAGCTGTTACTACTGACTGTAACGGCCGCTATTGTTATCTTGATCCTGAGCGCGGCGGCAGTATTGCAGTGGCTGAAGCAGCCCGCAATATAATCTGTGCCGGAGGAGAACCGATTGCTATTACCGACGGTTTGAACTTTGGTAATCCAATGAAGCCGGAGATCTTCTGGCAGTTTGAAGAATGTATTGCAGGAATCAGTGAAGCCTGTCTAGCCCTGGATACTCCAGTAACTGGAGGTAATGTAAGTTTCTATAATGAGAGTCCTACAGCAGCAGTTTATCCGACACCGATTGTTGGGATGGTAGGCTTACTTGAGGATTTAGATCAGGCTACAACGGCTGACTTTAAAGATGAAGGAGATGTCATCCTACTTTTAGGAGAGACTAAGGCTGAATTAGGAGCCAGTGAGTATTTGAATGCGATTCATAATTTAGAGAAAGGTAGAGTTCCGGAACTTGATCTTGAGTTAGAAAAGAGTGTCCAGCAGACCTGTCTACAGGCTATTAAAGATGATCTTGTTAAGTCAGCCCATGACTGTGCTGACGGCGGATTAGCTGTAGCAGTAGCCGAAAGCTGTATTGCTGGAGAGATAGGTGCAGAGATTGAAGTAGAAAGTGAGTTATCGACAGCAGAGCTTCTTTTCTCTGAATCACAGAGTAGAATTCTTATTTCAGCAACTAAAGAGGATGTAGCTGAAATAAATGAGATAGCAGCAGATTATGATGTTCCTGTGACAGAGTTAGGACAAGTAACAGGCGATAGATTAGCAATCAATAATGCTGTTAATCTCAAAATTGGGGAGATGAAAGAGAGATGGCAGAGAAGTATTGCAGACAGAATCGAGGCTTAA
- the purQ gene encoding phosphoribosylformylglycinamidine synthase subunit PurQ produces the protein MKFAVVTFPGSNCDQDCYHVAHEVLGESTDMLWHDDTADLSEYDCIILPGGFSYGDYLRTGAIARFSPMMESVIEYAENGGLVIGICNGFQILLEAGLLPGAMKINNSLKFACKYIDLEVINAETPFTNQCSEGEVLNVPVAHGEGNYHIDEAGLQKLIDNDQIVIKYSNENPNGSVADIAGICNQKKNVFGLMPHPERCSESILGNGSEDGYKIFSSIVEYVIKRGEKNGR, from the coding sequence ATGAAATTTGCAGTCGTAACCTTTCCTGGCTCCAACTGTGACCAGGACTGTTACCATGTAGCCCATGAAGTTTTAGGTGAATCTACTGATATGTTATGGCATGATGATACAGCGGATTTATCGGAATATGATTGCATTATTCTACCCGGCGGCTTCTCCTATGGTGATTATCTAAGAACTGGTGCTATTGCCCGTTTTTCACCGATGATGGAGTCAGTAATTGAGTATGCAGAAAATGGCGGTTTAGTAATCGGTATCTGTAACGGATTCCAGATTTTATTAGAGGCTGGCTTACTGCCGGGAGCAATGAAGATCAATAATAGTTTGAAGTTTGCCTGTAAGTATATTGATCTGGAGGTTATCAATGCAGAGACTCCTTTTACTAATCAATGTAGTGAAGGTGAAGTCTTAAATGTTCCTGTAGCCCACGGCGAAGGTAATTATCATATTGATGAAGCTGGTCTGCAGAAGTTAATTGATAATGATCAGATAGTAATTAAATATAGTAATGAGAACCCAAATGGTTCTGTAGCCGATATAGCCGGAATCTGTAATCAAAAAAAGAATGTATTCGGTTTAATGCCTCATCCAGAGCGCTGTTCAGAATCTATTTTGGGCAATGGTTCTGAGGACGGCTATAAGATCTTTTCTTCTATTGTAGAGTATGTAATTAAGAGAGGTGAAAAGAATGGTCGATAA
- the purS gene encoding phosphoribosylformylglycinamidine synthase subunit PurS: protein MDWKVEIKILLKESILDPQGQAVEGGLEKLDYNNVSEVQVGKHIELELEDLPSKEEASKQVDEMCQRLLANPVIEDYTFEIEELEG, encoded by the coding sequence ATGGATTGGAAAGTAGAGATTAAAATTTTATTAAAGGAGAGCATTTTAGACCCGCAAGGACAGGCTGTAGAGGGTGGTTTAGAGAAGTTAGATTATAATAACGTATCTGAAGTTCAGGTAGGAAAGCATATAGAATTAGAATTAGAGGATCTACCGTCAAAGGAAGAAGCTAGCAAGCAGGTAGATGAGATGTGTCAGCGGCTGTTGGCCAATCCAGTAATTGAGGATTATACTTTTGAAATTGAAGAGTTGGAGGGATAG
- the purC gene encoding phosphoribosylaminoimidazolesuccinocarboxamide synthase: MKKLEMIYEGKAKKVYSTEDEDKVIVEYKDDATAFDGQKQGQIAEKGEFNAEISTIFFELLDKKGIPTHLVKQLNETDVLVKKLEIIPVEVVMRNIAAGSLAKRLGLEEGTKLDQPVLEFYYKDDDLGDPLINEYHIQAEELAKKEELEEIKELAFEINEVLVDFLAERNINLVDFKLEFGTGVADGKIYLGDEISPDTCRFWDSDTQKKLDKDRFRRDLGEVEGAYQEILKRLKS, encoded by the coding sequence ATGAAAAAATTAGAAATGATTTATGAAGGAAAGGCTAAGAAAGTCTATTCTACAGAAGATGAGGATAAGGTGATTGTTGAGTATAAGGATGATGCAACAGCCTTTGACGGTCAAAAGCAGGGCCAGATTGCTGAAAAGGGCGAGTTTAATGCAGAGATTTCTACTATCTTCTTTGAATTATTAGATAAGAAGGGAATTCCGACTCATTTGGTTAAACAGTTAAATGAAACGGATGTCTTAGTTAAGAAGTTGGAGATTATTCCGGTTGAAGTGGTAATGAGAAATATAGCAGCCGGCAGTCTGGCCAAACGTCTAGGTTTAGAAGAAGGAACTAAATTGGACCAGCCGGTGTTAGAATTTTATTATAAGGATGACGATTTAGGGGATCCATTGATTAATGAGTATCATATTCAGGCTGAAGAACTGGCTAAAAAAGAGGAATTAGAAGAAATCAAGGAGTTAGCATTTGAAATCAATGAAGTTTTAGTTGACTTTTTGGCTGAGAGGAATATTAACTTAGTTGACTTTAAGCTGGAGTTTGGGACAGGTGTAGCTGACGGTAAGATCTATCTCGGTGACGAGATTTCACCTGATACCTGCCGCTTCTGGGATAGTGATACTCAAAAGAAGCTGGATAAGGATCGGTTCCGCAGAGACCTAGGCGAAGTTGAAGGTGCTTATCAGGAAATTTTGAAGAGGCTGAAGTCATAA